In Rhodococcus pyridinivorans, the following proteins share a genomic window:
- a CDS encoding helix-turn-helix domain-containing GNAT family N-acetyltransferase: MTSLGLPTPAIPGAEVDIDALSPEDAATYAGWFACLAEPTRVRLLHHVAARPAGITVGELAEILGIGQPTISHHVRKLADVGFVTTGKHGTSTVVMVNPSCCSDLPSAADAVMGVLTARPCCPEDVPADVSVRPLADRDWEAVRRIYGEGIATGTATFTTEVPTREVLEDQWLPGHRWVAEIEGQVVGWAALSPVSGRECYRGVAENSVYVGDGMRGRGVGKALLRTQVIAADQAGLWTLQTSIFPENRPSLALHHSAGFRTVGVRERIGKLAGVWRDTVLLERRSESVPAADNH, encoded by the coding sequence ATGACATCACTCGGCCTGCCGACCCCGGCCATCCCCGGCGCGGAGGTGGACATCGACGCCCTGAGCCCCGAGGACGCGGCCACCTACGCCGGGTGGTTCGCCTGCCTGGCCGAGCCCACCCGGGTGCGGCTGCTGCACCACGTCGCCGCCCGCCCGGCCGGCATCACCGTCGGGGAACTCGCCGAGATCCTCGGGATCGGCCAGCCCACCATCTCCCATCACGTCCGCAAGCTCGCCGACGTCGGCTTCGTCACCACCGGCAAACACGGCACCAGCACCGTGGTGATGGTCAACCCGAGTTGCTGCAGCGACCTACCCAGTGCCGCCGACGCGGTCATGGGTGTGCTCACCGCACGGCCGTGCTGCCCCGAGGACGTCCCGGCCGACGTGAGCGTGCGCCCGCTCGCCGACCGCGATTGGGAGGCGGTGCGCCGCATCTACGGAGAGGGCATCGCCACCGGTACCGCAACGTTCACCACCGAGGTTCCCACCCGCGAGGTCCTCGAGGACCAGTGGCTGCCCGGGCATCGGTGGGTCGCCGAGATCGAGGGCCAGGTGGTCGGCTGGGCAGCGTTGAGCCCGGTGTCGGGGCGCGAGTGCTACCGGGGGGTGGCCGAGAACTCGGTGTACGTCGGCGACGGCATGCGCGGACGCGGGGTCGGCAAAGCGCTGCTGCGTACCCAGGTCATCGCCGCCGATCAGGCCGGACTGTGGACGCTGCAGACCTCCATCTTCCCGGAGAACCGTCCCAGCCTCGCCCTGCACCATTCGGCGGGGTTTCGCACCGTCGGTGTGCGCGAACGCATCGGCAAACTCGCCGGGGTGTGGCGCGATACGGTACTGCTCGAACGCCGCTCCGAGTCCGTTCCCGCCGCTGACAACCACTGA
- a CDS encoding DF family (seleno)protein, which produces MDIELLYFDGCPNWQLARDRLAEALAATGNAGTPIRLRRIETPEAAERAAFAGSPTIRIDGIDPFGPTEGVGLTCRVYRTADGPGGAPSTAELIDVLRRVEGRQG; this is translated from the coding sequence ATGGATATCGAACTGCTGTACTTCGACGGCTGCCCGAACTGGCAGCTCGCCCGCGACCGCCTCGCCGAGGCCCTGGCCGCAACCGGCAACGCCGGCACCCCGATCCGGCTGCGCCGTATCGAGACCCCGGAGGCTGCTGAGCGCGCCGCCTTCGCGGGCTCCCCGACGATCCGCATCGACGGGATCGACCCGTTCGGTCCCACCGAGGGTGTCGGGTTGACCTGCCGCGTCTACCGCACCGCCGACGGACCCGGCGGCGCCCCGAGCACCGCGGAGCTGATCGACGTGCTCCGCCGGGTCGAAGGTCGGCAGGGCTGA
- a CDS encoding MerR family transcriptional regulator, with translation MLISQFAEHTGVPATTLRFYESAGLVPAGRTDSGYRVYGDRDVDRVAFIQAAKHVGLPLGEIRELLAVWEHDPCAEVRAQLRPKMAARLDEAATRTAELAAFTDTLRHALAQLDDLPDRAEPCDAGCGFLAPQPRTQVVDPPFAAPGAAITVPADPPIACSLDAADHGERVHRWQQVLVDVVREPGPADVRLRLPIDRVGALAELAAAEQHCCPFYEFDLHLRGTEVILDVGAPAAAAEMVRALFGDGTSAPPAR, from the coding sequence ATGCTGATCTCCCAGTTCGCCGAACACACCGGTGTCCCGGCCACCACCTTGCGGTTCTACGAATCCGCAGGACTGGTCCCGGCGGGGCGCACCGACAGTGGATATCGCGTCTACGGAGATCGGGATGTCGACCGCGTTGCGTTCATCCAGGCGGCCAAGCACGTGGGACTCCCCTTGGGTGAGATCCGCGAACTACTGGCGGTGTGGGAGCACGATCCCTGCGCCGAGGTCCGTGCGCAGCTACGCCCGAAGATGGCCGCTCGCCTGGACGAGGCCGCCACCCGGACCGCGGAACTCGCCGCCTTCACCGACACGCTTCGGCATGCTCTTGCCCAGCTCGACGACCTGCCTGATCGCGCCGAGCCGTGCGATGCCGGCTGCGGATTCCTTGCGCCGCAGCCCCGCACCCAGGTCGTCGACCCTCCTTTCGCTGCGCCTGGCGCGGCGATCACCGTGCCGGCCGACCCGCCGATTGCCTGCTCCCTCGACGCCGCCGACCACGGGGAACGTGTGCACCGGTGGCAGCAGGTACTCGTCGACGTTGTCCGCGAACCCGGTCCGGCGGATGTGCGACTGCGCCTGCCCATCGACCGAGTCGGTGCACTCGCCGAACTCGCCGCCGCCGAGCAGCACTGCTGCCCGTTCTACGAATTCGACCTGCATCTGCGCGGTACCGAAGTGATCCTCGACGTGGGGGCACCGGCAGCGGCTGCAGAAATGGTGCGCGCGTTGTTCGGCGACGGCACGAGCGCCCCACCTGCTCGCTGA
- a CDS encoding arsenic resistance protein: protein MSATQWLERHQILVYLGALVTGAVVGLTLPDSSSVFEASIYPLLGALLYATFLQVPFTTLAEAVRDRRFLTAALVLNFVVVPLVVAALTLVVTFPQAVLLGILLTLLTPCIDYVIVFSGLAGGDSRRLLAASPLLMFAQMAALPLLLWLFMGSELTDIVDVAPFLEAFLILIVAPLALAWVTQALAARRRVGVVLTTAFTAAMVPLMAGTLFVVVAGQIPKIRDELHHVGTVIPVYAAFLILMAGLGFIAARVFRFDVGRSRALIFSGATRNSLVVLPLALALPAGYALTPVIVVTQTLVELVGMVLYVRLVPRMVPDTPTASLP, encoded by the coding sequence ATGTCCGCGACCCAGTGGCTCGAACGCCACCAGATCCTCGTCTACCTCGGTGCCCTGGTGACCGGCGCCGTCGTGGGACTGACCCTGCCGGATTCCTCGTCGGTGTTCGAAGCGAGCATCTACCCGCTGCTCGGGGCACTGCTCTACGCCACCTTCCTGCAGGTGCCGTTCACCACACTGGCCGAGGCCGTCCGCGACCGCCGGTTCCTCACCGCGGCCCTGGTTCTCAATTTCGTCGTCGTCCCGCTCGTCGTCGCCGCCCTGACGTTGGTGGTGACATTCCCGCAGGCCGTGCTGCTGGGCATCCTGCTGACCCTGCTCACGCCCTGCATCGACTACGTCATCGTGTTCTCCGGTCTCGCCGGAGGTGACAGCAGGCGACTGCTTGCCGCCTCACCGCTGCTGATGTTCGCCCAGATGGCGGCACTGCCGCTGCTGTTGTGGCTGTTCATGGGATCAGAGCTCACCGATATCGTCGACGTCGCACCGTTCCTCGAGGCGTTTCTCATCCTGATCGTCGCACCGCTCGCCCTGGCGTGGGTCACGCAGGCCCTGGCTGCACGGCGCCGTGTCGGTGTCGTGCTCACCACCGCGTTCACCGCGGCGATGGTTCCACTGATGGCCGGAACCCTGTTCGTCGTCGTGGCTGGTCAGATCCCGAAAATTCGCGACGAACTCCACCACGTCGGCACGGTCATCCCCGTCTACGCCGCCTTCTTGATTCTCATGGCCGGACTCGGATTCATCGCGGCACGAGTGTTCCGGTTCGACGTCGGCCGCTCACGTGCGTTGATCTTCAGTGGTGCCACCCGCAATTCGCTCGTGGTACTTCCGCTCGCGCTCGCCTTACCGGCCGGCTATGCCCTGACCCCCGTCATCGTCGTCACGCAAACCCTGGTCGAGCTCGTCGGCATGGTCCTCTACGTCCGGCTCGTGCCACGCATGGTTCCCGACACACCGACAGCATCTCTGCCGTGA
- a CDS encoding arsenate reductase ArsC, producing the protein MTTHSATDRTPSVLFVCVHNAGRSQMAAGFLTALAGDRIEVRSAGSAPAAQVNPAAVEAMAEVGIDISTQNPKILTVDAVQASDVVITMGCGDTCPAFPGKSYRDWVLEDPAGQGVEAVRPIRDEIKAQVEALIAELVPNVARASASPHCR; encoded by the coding sequence ATGACCACCCACTCCGCCACCGATCGCACGCCGTCGGTGCTGTTCGTGTGCGTGCACAACGCCGGCCGTTCCCAGATGGCCGCCGGGTTCCTCACCGCCCTGGCCGGGGATCGGATCGAGGTCCGCTCCGCCGGCTCCGCTCCGGCCGCGCAGGTCAACCCCGCTGCGGTCGAGGCGATGGCCGAGGTGGGGATCGATATCTCCACGCAGAATCCGAAGATCCTCACCGTCGACGCAGTGCAGGCCTCCGATGTGGTGATCACCATGGGGTGCGGCGACACCTGCCCGGCATTCCCGGGCAAGTCCTACCGGGACTGGGTGCTCGAGGACCCGGCCGGGCAAGGGGTCGAGGCGGTGCGGCCGATCCGCGACGAGATCAAGGCCCAGGTCGAGGCGCTGATCGCCGAGCTCGTTCCAAACGTCGCCCGCGCATCAGCGTCCCCGCACTGTCGATGA
- a CDS encoding arsenate reductase ArsC: MSSHPAQPELLMPQAVLQRSAEHLADKYAGVFSPQTVERMVFESYAALRRTAKIHTHLTALATRFAGERLTALAQADGAITKDVPEVLFVCVRNSGRSQMAAALLAHHGVGRVHVRSAGSAPASSIHPVVVEAMAEIGLDLGAEYPKPLTDDVVAAADVVVTMGCGDACAVYPGKRYLDWSLLDPEDESLEAVRGIRDDIDARVRVLLTELGAVSV; encoded by the coding sequence ATGTCTTCACACCCCGCACAACCGGAACTGCTCATGCCTCAGGCGGTGCTGCAGCGTTCCGCCGAGCACCTCGCCGACAAGTACGCCGGGGTGTTCTCCCCGCAGACCGTGGAACGGATGGTGTTCGAGTCGTACGCTGCGCTGCGCCGCACCGCCAAGATCCACACGCACCTGACCGCCCTGGCCACCCGGTTCGCCGGCGAACGCCTCACCGCGCTGGCACAAGCCGACGGTGCGATCACCAAGGACGTACCGGAGGTGCTGTTCGTGTGCGTGCGCAACAGCGGCCGCTCCCAGATGGCGGCGGCGTTGCTCGCCCACCACGGCGTCGGACGCGTGCATGTGCGCTCCGCCGGATCGGCGCCCGCATCGTCGATCCATCCCGTTGTCGTCGAGGCGATGGCCGAGATCGGGCTCGATCTCGGCGCCGAATACCCCAAACCGCTCACTGATGATGTGGTGGCGGCCGCGGACGTGGTGGTCACCATGGGCTGCGGTGACGCCTGCGCGGTGTATCCGGGCAAGCGCTACCTCGATTGGTCGCTGCTCGACCCGGAAGACGAGTCGCTCGAGGCGGTGCGCGGCATCCGCGACGACATCGATGCCCGGGTCCGTGTCCTGCTGACCGAGCTCGGCGCTGTCTCTGTCTGA
- the arsB gene encoding ACR3 family arsenite efflux transporter, with amino-acid sequence MSTLDRFLAVWIGISMVVGLLLGRMIPGLGDALSVLEIDNISLPIALGLLIMMYPVLAKVRYDRLDTVTGDRKLLISSLILNWVLGPALMFALAWLLLPDLPEYRTGLIIVGLARCIAMVIIWNDLACGDREAAAVLVAINSVFQVIMFAVLGWFYLSVLPGWLGLEQTAFDVSPWQIAKSVLIFLGIPLVAGFLTRHFGEKAKGRDWYEDTFLPKIGPWALYGLLFTIVLLFALQGEQITSQPWDVARIALPLLAYFVLMWGGGFLFGAAIGLGYERTTTLAFTAAGNNFELAIAVAIGTFGVTSGQALAGVVGPLIEVPILVALIYVSLALRKRFKSSNTPAVQ; translated from the coding sequence ATGTCGACCCTCGACCGCTTCCTGGCCGTGTGGATCGGCATCTCCATGGTCGTCGGCCTGCTGCTCGGCCGGATGATCCCCGGGCTCGGCGACGCTCTGAGCGTCCTCGAGATCGACAACATCTCGCTGCCGATCGCCCTCGGTCTGCTGATCATGATGTATCCGGTGCTCGCGAAGGTGCGCTACGACCGTCTCGACACCGTCACCGGCGACCGCAAACTGCTGATCTCGTCGTTGATTCTGAACTGGGTACTCGGCCCGGCGCTGATGTTCGCCCTTGCGTGGTTGCTGCTGCCGGATCTGCCCGAGTACCGTACGGGTCTGATCATCGTCGGCCTCGCACGCTGCATTGCGATGGTCATCATCTGGAACGACCTCGCGTGCGGCGACCGCGAAGCCGCCGCGGTGCTGGTCGCGATCAACTCGGTGTTCCAGGTGATCATGTTCGCCGTCCTCGGCTGGTTCTATCTCTCGGTGCTGCCGGGATGGCTCGGACTCGAGCAGACCGCTTTCGACGTCTCCCCGTGGCAGATCGCCAAATCGGTGTTGATCTTCCTCGGCATCCCGCTCGTCGCCGGTTTCCTGACCCGGCACTTCGGTGAAAAGGCCAAGGGCCGTGACTGGTACGAAGACACATTCCTGCCGAAGATCGGACCGTGGGCGCTGTACGGGTTGCTGTTCACGATCGTGCTCCTGTTCGCGCTCCAGGGCGAGCAGATCACGTCGCAGCCGTGGGACGTCGCGCGGATCGCGTTGCCGCTGCTCGCCTATTTCGTCCTCATGTGGGGCGGTGGGTTCCTGTTCGGCGCCGCGATCGGTCTGGGTTACGAGCGCACGACCACCTTGGCGTTCACCGCTGCGGGCAACAACTTCGAACTCGCTATTGCCGTGGCGATCGGCACCTTCGGTGTCACCTCGGGTCAAGCTCTGGCCGGTGTCGTCGGTCCGCTGATCGAAGTGCCGATCCTCGTCGCCCTCATCTATGTCTCGTTGGCGCTGCGCAAGCGTTTCAAGAGTTCAAATACCCCTGCTGTGCAGTAA
- a CDS encoding ArsR/SmtB family transcription factor, whose product MSNQMSSEAELCCPPLSREPLTSDWAGDLARMFKALGDPVRLRMLSMIASHQGGESCVCDISPAFDLSQPTISHHLKVLREAGLLDCERRGTWVYYRVIPAALEQLSAVLATESGVLPGSTCACTPAEPHQETVS is encoded by the coding sequence ATGTCGAATCAGATGTCGAGCGAGGCCGAGCTGTGCTGCCCTCCACTCTCGCGTGAGCCCCTGACCTCCGATTGGGCCGGCGACCTGGCCCGCATGTTCAAGGCCCTCGGCGATCCGGTGCGCCTGCGCATGCTCAGCATGATCGCCAGCCACCAGGGCGGCGAGAGTTGCGTGTGCGACATCAGTCCCGCCTTCGACCTGTCCCAGCCCACCATCTCGCACCACCTCAAGGTGCTGCGCGAAGCCGGACTGCTCGACTGCGAACGCCGCGGCACCTGGGTGTACTACCGGGTGATCCCTGCCGCGCTCGAGCAGTTGTCCGCAGTGCTGGCCACCGAATCGGGGGTGCTACCCGGATCGACCTGTGCGTGCACCCCGGCCGAACCTCATCAGGAGACCGTTTCGTGA
- a CDS encoding low molecular weight phosphatase family protein has protein sequence MPTPSVLFVCVKNGGKSQMAAALMRKTASDRIVVHSAGTTPGSSLNALSMQVLEEVGAPTAGEYPKPIDPQLLSEVDLVVTLGGEAHVDAPAGVVVENWDIDEPSERGVDGIERMRLVRGDIATRVDELATRLLDATR, from the coding sequence GTGCCCACACCCTCGGTGCTGTTCGTGTGCGTGAAAAACGGCGGCAAATCCCAGATGGCTGCCGCCCTCATGCGCAAGACCGCAAGCGACCGGATCGTTGTCCATTCGGCCGGCACCACGCCCGGCTCGTCGCTCAACGCCCTGTCGATGCAGGTTCTCGAGGAAGTCGGGGCACCCACCGCGGGCGAGTACCCCAAGCCGATCGATCCGCAGCTGCTGTCCGAGGTCGACCTCGTCGTCACCCTCGGCGGCGAAGCCCACGTCGACGCGCCCGCCGGCGTAGTCGTGGAGAACTGGGACATCGACGAGCCGTCCGAGCGCGGCGTCGACGGTATCGAGCGGATGCGTCTGGTCCGCGGCGACATCGCCACCCGCGTCGACGAACTCGCCACCCGGCTACTCGACGCGACCCGCTGA
- the arsD gene encoding arsenite efflux transporter metallochaperone ArsD: MSTIAVFEPALCCNTGVCGEDLDQNLVTFTADMAALTGQGATITRHNLANDPLAFAHNETVTKFLELAGSDGLPLVLVDDVTVATGRYPTRAELATWAGLDVPAAAPSGVTMLGLADDNDSCCTPDESTCC, encoded by the coding sequence ATGAGCACGATCGCAGTCTTCGAACCGGCCCTGTGCTGCAACACCGGCGTGTGCGGCGAGGACCTCGACCAGAACCTGGTCACCTTCACCGCCGACATGGCCGCGCTGACCGGGCAGGGCGCCACCATCACCCGCCACAATCTGGCCAACGACCCGCTCGCGTTCGCGCACAACGAGACCGTCACAAAGTTCCTCGAACTTGCCGGATCGGACGGTCTTCCGCTGGTGCTCGTCGACGACGTCACCGTCGCCACCGGGCGTTACCCGACCCGCGCCGAGCTCGCCACGTGGGCCGGACTCGATGTTCCCGCCGCAGCGCCGTCCGGGGTGACCATGCTCGGGCTCGCCGACGACAACGACTCGTGCTGCACACCGGACGAGTCCACCTGCTGCTGA
- the arsA gene encoding arsenical pump-driving ATPase, whose translation MTATDPTFLTDPPRFVFFTGKGGVGKTSIACASALRLARAGKRVLLVSTDPASNVGQVFGLSIGNTITEIPAVPGLSALEIDPEQAAAAYRERIVGPVRGLLPDAEIASITEQLSGSCTTEVASFDEFTSLLTDPDDRVAGFDHVLFDTAPTGHTIRLLQLPGNWTEFLDNGKGDASCLGPLAGLDKQKAMYAGAVEALSDPGRTRLVLVARANRSALTEIARTHDELAAIGMTRQHVVVNGVLPAPVDDTDQLATAVHHREQAALAAVPAAIAALPTDLVALKPVNMVGLDALATLFDITTASSAVGVDPDVAAVTDASLADLVDEIESDGHGLVMCMGKGGVGKTTVAAAIAVALARRGHDVHLTTTDPAAHLTDTLAGELDHLEVSRIDPHEASQAYRNRVLAAKGAGLDDAGRATLAEDLRSPCTEEVAVFQAFSKVIHESRRKFVVVDTAPTGHTLLLLDATGSYHREIARQMGDGGRFTTPLMRLQDPAQTKIVLVTLAETTPVLEAAGLQGDLRRAGIEPWAWVVNNSLAAAEPTAPLLRRRAVAELEQIDKVRGELADRYAVIPLSTTEPVGITAVGSLAELRPEPSPVQ comes from the coding sequence ATGACTGCCACCGACCCGACGTTCCTGACCGACCCACCCAGGTTCGTGTTCTTCACCGGCAAAGGCGGGGTCGGCAAGACCTCCATCGCGTGCGCGTCGGCGCTGCGCCTGGCCCGAGCCGGCAAGAGGGTGCTGCTGGTCTCGACCGACCCCGCGTCGAACGTCGGGCAGGTCTTCGGTCTGAGCATCGGCAACACGATCACCGAGATCCCCGCGGTGCCGGGGTTGTCGGCGCTCGAGATCGATCCCGAACAGGCCGCCGCCGCCTACCGTGAACGCATCGTCGGCCCGGTCCGCGGATTGCTGCCCGACGCGGAGATCGCGTCGATCACCGAACAGTTGTCCGGCTCGTGCACCACCGAAGTGGCCTCGTTCGACGAATTCACCTCGCTGCTCACCGATCCCGACGACCGGGTCGCCGGGTTCGATCACGTGCTGTTCGACACCGCCCCCACCGGCCACACCATCCGGCTGCTGCAGCTGCCCGGCAACTGGACCGAATTCCTCGATAACGGCAAGGGCGACGCGTCCTGCCTCGGGCCGCTCGCCGGCCTCGACAAGCAGAAGGCCATGTACGCCGGCGCGGTCGAGGCGCTGTCGGATCCCGGTCGCACCCGCCTGGTGCTCGTCGCCCGCGCCAACCGCTCTGCGCTGACCGAAATCGCCCGCACCCACGACGAACTCGCCGCGATCGGCATGACGAGACAGCATGTGGTCGTCAACGGCGTGCTGCCCGCCCCCGTCGACGACACCGATCAGCTGGCCACCGCCGTGCATCACCGCGAACAGGCGGCGCTCGCCGCGGTTCCCGCCGCGATCGCGGCGCTGCCCACGGATCTGGTCGCCCTCAAGCCGGTGAACATGGTCGGTCTCGACGCTCTGGCCACCCTGTTCGACATCACCACGGCCTCGAGTGCCGTCGGCGTCGATCCGGACGTCGCGGCGGTCACCGATGCTTCCCTGGCGGATCTGGTCGATGAGATCGAGTCCGACGGGCACGGTTTGGTGATGTGCATGGGCAAGGGCGGGGTCGGTAAGACCACCGTCGCCGCCGCGATCGCGGTGGCACTGGCCCGCCGTGGCCATGACGTGCACCTGACCACCACCGACCCTGCCGCGCACCTGACCGACACTCTCGCCGGGGAACTCGACCATCTTGAGGTCTCCCGCATCGACCCCCATGAGGCCAGTCAGGCCTACCGCAACCGGGTGCTGGCCGCCAAGGGCGCCGGGCTCGACGACGCCGGCCGCGCCACCCTCGCCGAAGATCTGCGGTCCCCCTGCACCGAAGAAGTCGCGGTGTTCCAGGCGTTTTCGAAGGTCATCCACGAATCACGCCGCAAGTTTGTCGTCGTCGACACCGCCCCCACGGGTCACACCTTGCTGTTGCTCGATGCGACCGGCTCGTATCACCGTGAGATCGCCCGGCAGATGGGCGACGGCGGACGCTTCACCACTCCTTTGATGCGGCTGCAGGACCCGGCACAGACCAAGATTGTGCTGGTCACGCTCGCCGAGACCACTCCGGTGCTCGAGGCCGCCGGTCTGCAGGGCGATTTGCGACGCGCCGGTATCGAGCCGTGGGCGTGGGTGGTCAACAACTCTCTTGCCGCAGCGGAGCCCACCGCACCGCTGCTCCGCCGGCGGGCCGTAGCCGAACTCGAGCAGATCGACAAGGTCCGGGGTGAGCTTGCCGACCGGTACGCGGTGATTCCGCTATCCACCACCGAACCCGTCGGAATCACCGCGGTGGGATCCTTGGCCGAACTGCGTCCGGAACCGTCGCCGGTGCAGTAG
- a CDS encoding DUF6308 family protein, whose amino-acid sequence MNRTRGEDGATVLVIAGRSIDIDTATAKAHGYPAVTVARYDLPGPGALKEITADEIARTHKVRSRISHAQLDWFIRTAVDAPWAAAPIEAQLVEADPNISGELYDRAEALYDHFRTAAPRRVGVAKISKVLHLKRPGLFPILDSKVRWVRSRWRRRSSWALSASRGDAMAEESTLGSTVNKCAV is encoded by the coding sequence ATGAACCGCACCCGCGGCGAGGACGGGGCCACCGTGTTGGTGATCGCCGGACGCAGCATCGACATCGACACCGCGACCGCCAAGGCCCACGGCTATCCGGCGGTGACCGTGGCCCGCTACGACCTGCCCGGACCCGGAGCACTCAAGGAGATCACCGCCGACGAGATCGCCCGCACCCACAAGGTGCGCTCCCGCATCAGCCACGCCCAACTCGACTGGTTCATCCGTACCGCCGTCGACGCCCCGTGGGCGGCGGCGCCGATCGAAGCACAACTGGTCGAGGCCGACCCGAACATCAGCGGCGAGCTCTACGACCGGGCCGAAGCCCTCTACGACCATTTCCGCACGGCCGCGCCCCGGCGCGTGGGGGTAGCCAAGATCAGCAAGGTGCTCCACCTCAAACGCCCCGGATTGTTCCCCATCCTCGACTCGAAGGTCAGGTGGGTGAGGTCGAGGTGGAGGCGCCGCAGCAGCTGGGCGTTGAGCGCGTCGAGAGGGGATGCGATGGCAGAAGAGTCCACTCTGGGGTCTACCGTGAACAAGTGCGCCGTGTGA
- a CDS encoding SURF1 family cytochrome oxidase biogenesis protein yields MRRVMFLLRPSWFILAVVVVGFAYGCFTLLAPWQLSKNTSTEDRNARISASMAQDPVPVAELLGGDSATIDDEWRRVVAQGSYLPDSDVLVRLRSVESQPAYEVLTPFALGNGRTILVNRGYVRPVRGSEVPAIPAAPGGNVSLDARIRKSQGTMDGKEPFTDAGYQQVYFIDAPQVAAVTGLELEDVYLQLDAHQPGGLGVIPLPQLDAGPYLSYGLQWLAFGIMAPMGLGYFVWAELRERRKVKATRTDDETPLSASESLAARYGRPR; encoded by the coding sequence GTGCGCCGTGTGATGTTTCTTCTCCGTCCGAGCTGGTTCATTCTGGCCGTGGTGGTAGTCGGTTTCGCGTATGGGTGCTTCACCCTGCTCGCCCCGTGGCAGCTGAGCAAGAACACGAGCACCGAGGATCGGAATGCGCGGATCTCGGCATCGATGGCGCAGGACCCGGTCCCTGTCGCCGAGCTGCTCGGCGGTGACAGTGCGACGATCGACGACGAGTGGAGGCGGGTCGTCGCGCAGGGCTCGTATCTGCCCGACTCTGATGTGCTCGTCCGGTTGCGCAGCGTCGAATCCCAACCCGCGTACGAAGTGCTCACGCCGTTTGCGCTGGGTAATGGTCGGACGATTCTCGTCAATCGAGGTTATGTGCGTCCGGTACGCGGTAGCGAGGTCCCCGCAATCCCCGCCGCACCGGGCGGAAATGTCTCGCTCGATGCTCGGATCCGCAAGTCCCAAGGCACAATGGACGGCAAGGAGCCCTTCACTGACGCGGGCTATCAGCAAGTGTATTTTATCGACGCGCCGCAGGTCGCGGCTGTGACGGGTCTCGAACTCGAAGACGTCTACCTACAACTCGATGCTCACCAGCCGGGCGGGCTCGGAGTCATCCCACTTCCCCAACTTGATGCGGGTCCGTATCTGTCGTACGGGCTGCAGTGGCTCGCGTTCGGGATAATGGCCCCAATGGGACTGGGGTATTTCGTGTGGGCGGAGTTGAGGGAACGCCGCAAGGTGAAGGCCACCCGAACCGACGACGAGACGCCGCTCTCCGCGAGCGAGAGTCTCGCCGCCCGGTACGGCCGGCCGCGGTAA